The sequence below is a genomic window from Haematobia irritans isolate KBUSLIRL chromosome 3, ASM5000362v1, whole genome shotgun sequence.
CACTAAAGATGGCCTGTTGTTCTTCAAAGACACGTTGTTGAACATCTTGATGAATACCCAAAAGGCAAAGGGCAAAGCTGGATCCAGCAGCGGTAGTATCATGACCCTGTATGGGGAAGAAAAATTCACATATTAATATGGTATCCAGCAATTACGGTTGAGTTTAGTAAGGATAATGGGAGACAATATGAGAGCACAAAGAGAGTAAGGGTAgagttaaacaagtatatacggccgtaagttcggccaggccgaatcttatgtaccctccaccatggattgcgtaggaacttgtactaaaggctgtcatccacaatcgaattacttgggttgcgataacacttgccgatggcaaggtatcgtaaaactttttaacactgtcttctaaattgtaagttagtccataaggggtatatattaaacaaaaaaaaaaagccgattaaatacgtatataattcagtttgaaaaattttctatagaaataaaattttgacaaaattttctatagaaataaaaacttgacaaaattttctatagaaataaaatgttgacaaaattttctatggaagaaaatgttgacaaaattttctatagcaataaaattttgacaaaattttctatagaaataaaatgttgacaaaattttctatagaaataaaatgtttacaaaatgttctatagaaataaattttttacaaaattttctatagaaataaaattttgacaaaattttctatggaaataaaatgttggcaaacattgctatagaaataaactttttacaaaactttctatagaaatgaaattttgccaaaactttctatagtaataaaatttgacaatttttacatggctgttagaggccatatactaacgaaatgtaccaaatttcaaccgcatcggatgacttttgctcctccaagaggctccggaggtcaaatctggggatcggtttatatgggagctatatataattatggaccgatatggaccaatttttgcatggttgttagagaccatatactaacaccacgtactaaatttcaattggatcggatgaattttgctcatccaagaggctccagagttcaaatctggggatcggtttatatgggagcttgttagagaccgtatactaacatgcttgttagagaccgtatactaacatcaggtacccaatttcaaacggatcggatgaattttgcccctccaagaggctccggaggtcaaatctggggatcggtttatatgggagctatatataataatggaccgatatggaccagtttttgcatggttgttagagaccatataataacaccacgtaccaaatttcaatcgggtaggatgatgtttgctcctccaagaggctccggaggtcaaatctggggatcggtttatatgggagctatatatttatggaccgatatagaccaatttttgcatggttgttagagaccgtatactaacatcaggtaccaaatttcaaccggatcggatgaattttgcccctccaagaggctccggaggtcaaatctggggatcggtttatatgggggctatatataattatggaccgatatggaccaatttttgcatggttgttagagaccgtatacttagaccacgtaccaaatttcaaccgggtcggatgaattttgctgctccggaaggctccgcaagccaaatttggggatcggtttatatgggggctatacgtaaacgtgggccgatatggcccattttcaataccatccgacctacatcaataacaactacttgtgccaagtttcaagtcgatagctagtttcgttcggaagttagcgtgatttccacagacggacggacagccggacagacggacagacggacggacggacggacatgcttagatcgactcagaatttcaccacgacccagaatatatatactttatggggtcttagagcaatatttcgatgtgttacaaacggaatgacaaagttaatatacccccatcctatggtggagggtataaaagttaatatacccccatcctatggtggagggtataaaaattaaagtcatCTAGAGAGTAAACTATTCAGTGGACATCCTATTACCTTAAGGTTCCACAAAAACCAAATTCCCATTTAAAGTTTCTAATTCGTTTTAAAGTCAAACGCATCTCAAATAGTCTCAGGATATGGTTTTTTACTATACAACAATATTCGTCTAACCGTATTTCTTTAGGCTAATTAAAATGTTCCTATTTAGGTAAACCAATAACTAAATGAAAACGGTTAGCTGTGATTTAGGTTTCAGTGGGAGAtcaacaatgaaaatttcaacatttgttTCAGAATCGAATTCATGGTCTCTTAACATAAGGAAGAGTTTAAATAAACCgcaaattcaaataaaactttaagttgAACAGATTCGACCCTTCTCCTCCTCCTTCTCTGATTGGCTTATTtcactaaaaaacaaaataattcggTCCTCTGAAACGAAGGTTAAGACCAACGAAGTTTTTTTACTGGTATAGATGTCTCAATGAAGGTATATGGATCTTTATTCATGGGACTCTTTGCAACGTTTGTCCCAAACGAATTTTCTTTAGCTTGAAAACAcacgtttttaaaaataaatcaaaaatttcgttggtttaaaatttcatctccCAGAGAAGATATAAATTTGGAGTTCTACTCTAAAATTCTCATCCTGTTTTATTCTATTAATCAAGTTTTACGGACGAAATATATCTTAATTTGTCTCCAATCTCAATGCAACATAGTAGTCAAGACCCACGGGGGTACACCGTAGCgtaatggttaccatgcccgccatgcatacCGAGAATCGTGGGTTGAATCCCAGtatcgaccgaacactaaacagtttttagcggtggattatcccttctCGGTAATAGTGGGGCCAATTCTGAAGGATTCAAAGTTTCTCTGAGAGGTTTCGGTTGCATATAAGGTGTATACCAACAACAGTCAACGTTGTGAAATTGTTAGCATGACCGGCttacatacaaagggtcgtggattcaatcccagtatcgatcgaacaccaaaaagttttttttagcagTGAATTATCCCTTTtgggtaatgctggtgatatttctaagAGTTTCAAAGTTCCTCAAAGTGTTTTaaccgtaatgtgaaacgccgtttggacttgaCTATAAAAGATATAAAGAGATCGGTGTCTTTTGAAGGCAGGGCGGTGACCGAGCAAATGATGCAAAGTTTCTTCGTCACCGTTAATTACTGCTATTCGACAGCAAGCGCTCTTAACTGTGGATGTCCACCAGAATGCTCAATGCATGTATGTAGGTTTGATGCtctgaacaaattttgactTCAAGAAATTGTGAAGTGATCAGTAGTATCATGTCTCATCCCAAATTACGAGATCTGTTTCTGGTGAAGACATAGCACTTACCGAGGAAATGCTGCACGACTTCTTCGTCATCGTTAATTGCTCCTATTAAACACCAAATGCCTTCAactctatcccagcaaaaaatggatcactatttcagcaggattgtaagggagagaggcagtaccaactgctcacaaaacaaccgaatcagcgctgagttttgtgggcgatgtgcagcttctacatagcgctgatatatttgctcattttaatagaaatattgctttgaagtgatatataatcttgagtacagcattgttggcgtgaaggaaaacagcactacttttcatgcatctatactgcatgaatttgcaataacgtaaacgaatgatcataaactagtttcaatactcgtttacgtttattgctaccgattcatgcagtgcggACGCActgcctacacagaaaaaaatgttacgaaaatttttacaattaaaatcttaattgagttttaaaaaatattcaattaaaattttaattgattcaacaaattttttaattgaaataaaaattaatcacacaaattaatagtatcaattaaacatttaattggatcaattaattttttaattgactgtcaattaatattttaattgatactatcatttctgtgattgaagacatttcaattaaaaaattaattggatcaattaatttcgtgattgaatcagaatttttttttttgtgtgtactttattgtataccaaaaagcgcaactaaactcttactgctgaagtattttttgctgggttactgcTATACTTTTTTTGTTGCGATGTGTCCTCCAGAGTGCTCCGTGCTTGTATGAAGGTTTAATGCTCTGTAGAACAAATCTCAACTTCAAGAAATTGAGAAATGAtcagtataaaataaaaatggaaagtTTTCCTGGAACCTAATAtgtgcacacaaaaattttttttctgattcaatcacaaaattaattgatccaattaatgttttaattgaaatgtcttcaattacagaaatgatagtattaattaaaaaattaattgacagccaattaaaaattaattgatccaattaaaaagttacttgatactattaaattgtgtgattgatttttgtttcaattaaaaaatttgctgaatcaataaaatttttaattgaatatttttaaaactcaattaagattttaattggaaaaattttcgtgatttttttctgtgtggattTGCATAAGAAGCGTAAGGGTAGCGTGTGGGTATCGTTCATATTTTCACACATCAACAATAAATCTGAATACTGTAACATTGAAAAAAGAAACCTGCCTCTTCTCCTTCCTTTTTTATGTAGTTTTTACTGTACTCGGAGTTTACTACAAATATACAGTACATTCCAGCTAAACCAATCCTTGGAGTTGTATAGGATTAAATCATAAATATAGTTAATAGTACAAATGTTGCCCGAGTTCGGGAAATTCTGAGTTATCCTAATCATAATGCCTCTCGGAGGCtggctatttctatataaagaccTTCCTATTCCTATTGAGAAGGAATAGATCATCcgaaatatgtttcaagagcctATAAATGAGATACATAGTTTTCCATGAAAAAGCAAATGTTTGCTATTGAAACATATTTGGGGTTCTCATATTCCTTCTCCTTGCGTCTATTAAATCCATAACCTCTAAATCAAACTCACCTCAAACATAATGGTATTGACTTCATCCATCacatccttatcggtccatttgatatcgGGATTTTTCTCCATTTCCATCATGGCATCCAACAAAGCCAAACGTCTCTTCTCACCTACATCATTTTCATCGATATCATCCAAATCATCACGTAAACCGCTCTTCTTCTCTTGGGCAACCTTAGCCTTCTTGGCACTATCATCACCGCGATCAATGATACCACGTTCTTCGGCATTGAAATTCTTCTTGCGCTCCTCCACAACTTTACGGGTCATACCCAAGATAATATTCATGAATTTGTTATCATTCTGACGCATCTTAGTGAAGTTGTAGGTGGCATCCAAGCGATAGAATAATTTCATTTGGCGATTATGAATGATGTCGGACATACCGACGACAGCCTGGGCATATTCGGCACTCTTCTCAGTTTCTGGTTCATTCTTGCATCCCATAGCGGTGGTAAGCAAAATATCTACAGTGGTCTCCGACATATAATTGTGACAATCGAACTCCTGGCCAACCTTGGAACTCATGCGACCCACAACAGCCTTAGAATGTTTCACAAAAGTGGGTACGAAACTCTTCAGAATACTCTGATGGAAAGTGGGGGCAATCATACGGCGATGATGACGCCAATGGCCACCACTAGAAATCAATAGTCCATTACCGAACCAAGGTTGGAAATAACGATACTCCACTGATTTTTCAAGATGTTTGTAGCCACTCAAGAAAATCTCGATATCGGCAGGACTGGAGAGGAATACAATATTCAAATGACCGAAGGCGACACGGAAAGTCTCACCTAATTCGGCAAAAGTATCGGCGGCAGTTTGTAAAATCTGTGGACTAGTCTTCATGAAAGCCATATGAGCATTACCCAATAGGGGTATTTGTTTGGGTGTGGGAATTGTGTCCATCAATTTGTATTCTCGGGTGTTACGGCGATAATATTCATATAGGACAGCAATGAGGCCAATGGCAAAGAGCATGGTCGTATAAGTGCTGGATCCCTCAGCAGCCATGGCGGCAGCTCCGGGCTGCACTGTTTCCTGCAATACCTCGACAGACATTTTCCTCTAATTAGTTACGCTTAATCCACAAGATCCTTTAATCCTTTTCAAGATGTTATATGAAACTTCTTATCCCGATATAACCGTTGTGTGATTTTTCAAATCTTCTCCTCGCCACGGTTCGAGCAGAACTGTTGATGGCCATGTCCCAAGTCAGCAATATAAATATCGACCCATCGAAATGCAATCGTTTGCATTTTTTACACTGCAAATGcgtaagaataaaattaaaaaggcaaaaaaaacacacacatatacacaacattttgttatagtttATTTGATACACTTATATGCATTTCTAATATATTTCTAGTTACAGCATAGTATGAATTGCCTATTTCAATTTGTTGCACAttcgtcgaaaaaaaaaacaatcattaATGGTGAGTTGCATTAATTCAAAGACATTTTCACCTCCTCGTACaatatgcaaaaaattttgttaatgtgtTACTTGGAGTTGAGTTGCGATAAATTAGAGATTGATGTAACGTTGAATTTTACCACAAGATCGGTAACAGAGAATTTTCTTAAGTTAAGTTTATTTACATCGGCGTGTGTGTGCCCAACAATATGGTCTATAAATAGAATTGTTTGACTGTATGGGTTGCTTGTGCATTGATGGGTATAGAGGGAATTGTCAGTTGATTACCGCATTGAGAACTATATTGTTCGCATTACAGAAAATTCTGAGAGTAATTAAACCACAGGAAATTGAGAAATTTATGACGGATGACGCAATTACCcagaaaattacaaatttaagttaaactttataaaatttctttaacatcCTGCAAAAGAGTCAACATCAACTtcattacagcgaaaagcaaatatatgttacgatatttgtttgtttaaaatgtctttctgggaggaaagaattagttTTTTGCATGTAGgttctgtaaaataaaaacaCGGATACCTACGTTTAAACCAGTATTTTGTTTCACTCCAcctagagaagaaatatgattacCTGctagatcaaaatgttatttttgcacgGTGAAAATGTAACATAGTTCTCGCAACCACGTTTttttctcggacattatgtatctgatttcaacaccattttatttttgtcgagaaaacaacatttttgcggccAACATGTTGTTTTCTCCCcatccaaaataaaatattgctctacaCGGACGAAGGTTACACGGACGGAAAAGACtaattttcatatatatgtttggaattcaaatttttagcacattatttttaggtGCAAgcttataatgttcataaactattaTTGCATGCTTGGGGCATAACTATTTAACATGTTAGGACGTATTATATTTGAGTATTATTGTATTCTCTTAAATATAATGtctctggatgcaaacatacattatgttaattttaaaatttcgtataaacatatatatgtttcaaaATGTCAGAGCTAGAGAGAATAGACAAAAGAGATAAAGATGACGATGGGGATGGGGATAGATAACGAAAGACTACAACATAACGAAGTGAGAGAATCAAATGAGAGCATATTGTGGCCtacttgaaaacaaattttgtaatgtaTAAATGCactccaaaaattttaattgtttaactCTAAACATTATTTACTTAACGCATTCAGGTGTGCATTCTTCTTGTGGCATCGAGTCGGACTATAAAGCGTGGTCAAAAACTggtaaatttaatgccctgttgtaccctttaactgcagttcacgaaattacatcctctcataaaagaaaaattaactaaaaataaggtagaaaatcattggcgccaaatcatgaccattttaaccatacagtagttcattcctaTTATTTTTCGGActcggaaattttttctgtatagtcttagaaagtacgaaATAAGGCcgttttaagagaaaatttatGGTTTGGAcagttaaatttcgcaaaaaagaatagaaaatcaataaaaaataatttaaaaatctcatccccgctgggatttgaactacagatgtgcacgtgacacgaaattgtgtgcgtgagtaacgaattttggaaaaacacgctcacgaaaataatcccgtttacgaacataaaatgcctacgagttgaattcatttataattttagtgacatcctaggttttaacgagttttataacgctctcgattttaa
It includes:
- the LOC142230138 gene encoding cytochrome P450 4g1-like, with translation MSVEVLQETVQPGAAAMAAEGSSTYTTMLFAIGLIAVLYEYYRRNTREYKLMDTIPTPKQIPLLGNAHMAFMKTSPQILQTAADTFAELGETFRVAFGHLNIVFLSSPADIEIFLSGYKHLEKSVEYRYFQPWFGNGLLISSGGHWRHHRRMIAPTFHQSILKSFVPTFVKHSKAVVGRMSSKVGQEFDCHNYMSETTVDILLTTAMGCKNEPETEKSAEYAQAVVGMSDIIHNRQMKLFYRLDATYNFTKMRQNDNKFMNIILGMTRKVVEERKKNFNAEERGIIDRGDDSAKKAKVAQEKKSGLRDDLDDIDENDVGEKRRLALLDAMMEMEKNPDIKWTDKDVMDEVNTIMFEGHDTTAAGSSFALCLLGIHQDVQQRVFEEQQAIFSDDINRDCTFADTLQMSYLERVICETLRLYPPVPLIARKVEEDTKLKSGPYTVAKGSTVVLLQYFVHRRADIYPDPEKFNPDNFLPERTAGRHYYGFIPFSAGPRSCVGRKFAMLQLKVLLSTIIRNYRVTSTRTQKDFELQGDIILKMTNGFNIGLERRPTAKA